The Synchiropus splendidus isolate RoL2022-P1 chromosome 1, RoL_Sspl_1.0, whole genome shotgun sequence genome includes a window with the following:
- the c1h1orf53 gene encoding uncharacterized protein C1orf53 homolog — MNVSRSILRVQLCDRAVKRSTSKKTDKSRTRCRDDYVSGNAETEAETVDVESVAGQLTEMELEIDLVHREACAAKKQMYVDPSSGYKVFTEYAHVQRGKCCGSACRHCPYGQVSVKDPTMRKHFNSRFYV, encoded by the exons ATGAATGTAAGCAGATCGATTCTTCGTGTCCAGTTATGTGATCGAGCAGTCAAAAGGTCAACATCGAAAAAGACCGACAAAAGCCGAACTCGATGTCGAGATGACTACGTTAGTGGAAATGCGGAGACGGAAGCCGAGACAGTGGACGTGGAATCAGTTGCCGGACAGTTGAcagagatggagctggagattGACTTGGTCCACAGAGAAGCATGTGCC GCAAAGAAGCAGATGTACGTCGACCCTTCCAGTGGGTACAAGGTGTTCACAGAGTATGCCCACGTTCAGAGAGGGAAGTGCTGTGGCAGCGCGTGCAGACAT TGTCCATATGGTCAAGTCAGCGTGAAGGATCCCACCATGAGGAAACACTTCAACTCTCGGTTTTATGTTTAG
- the lhx9 gene encoding LIM/homeobox protein Lhx9 isoform X3, which yields MEVVGCKTEAGSCTLRPGQGAMLFHGISGDHIQGIMEEMERRSKSESRLAKGMQLNGREATLPSMSPDKAALCAGCGGKISDRYYLLAVDKQWHLRCLKCCECKLALESELTCFAKDGSIYCKEDYYRRFSVQRCARCHLGISASEMVMRARDSVYHLSCFTCTTCNKTLTTGDHFGMKDSLVYCRLHFESLVQGPDYHPQLNFAELAAKGGGLTLPYFNGSGGAQKGRPRKRKSPAMGMDIPSYNAGCNENDTDHLDRDQQSYAPTQKTKRMRTSFKHHQLRTMKSYFAINHNPDAKDLKQLAQKTGLTKRVLQGEQILGHYSHTSRRLKIP from the exons ATGGAAGTTGTGGGCTGCAAAACAGAGGCTGGAAGTTGCACGTTGCGCCCAGGACAGGGAGCCATGCTTTTCCACGGGATCTCCGGGGACCACATCCAGGGCAtcatggaggagatggagaggcGCTCCAAGTCCGAATCCCGGCTCGCAAAAGGGATGCAGCTCAACGGCAGAGAGGCG ACTCTGCCTTCCATGAGCCCTGACAAGGCGGCTCTGTGCGCCGGCTGCGGGGGCAAGATCTCGGACAGATATTACCTGCTGGCCGTGGACAAGCAGTGGCATCTCCGCTGCCTCAAGTGCTGTGAATGTAAACTCGCTCTGGAGTCCGAACTGACGTGTTTTGCTAAAGACGGAAGCATCTACTGCAAAGAGGATTATTACAG AAGGTTCTCGGTGCAGAGGTGCGCGCGCTGCCACCTCGGGATCTCGGCCTCGGAGATGGTGATGAGAGCGCGCGACTCCGTCTATCACCTGAGCTGCTTCACCTGCACGACCTGCAACAAGACGCTGACCACCGGCGACCACTTCGGCATGAAGGACAGTCTGGTCTACTGTCGACTGCACTTCGAGAGCTTGGTGCAGGGCCCGGACTACCACCCGCAACTGAACTTTGCCGAGCTGGCGGCTAAAGGCGGCGGCCTCACTCTGCCGTACTTCAACGGCTCCGGGGGCGCACAGAAAGGGAGGCCGCGAAAGAGGAAGAGTCCTGCCATGGGGATGGATATACCCAGCTACAACGCAG GCTGCAACGAGAACGACACTGATCACTTAGACCGAGACCAGCAGTCCTACGCTCCCACACAGAAGACCAAGCGCATGCGTACGTCTTTCAAACATCACCAGCTGCGGACAATGAAATCCTACTTTGCTATCAACCACAACCCTGATGCCAAGGACTTAAAGCAGCTGGCCCAAAAGACGGGTCTAACTAAAAGAGTTTTACAG GGAGAACAAATCTTGGGGCATTACAGCCATACATCCCGACGTTTGAAAATTCCCTAA
- the lhx9 gene encoding LIM/homeobox protein Lhx9 isoform X1, whose protein sequence is MEVVGCKTEAGSCTLRPGQGAMLFHGISGDHIQGIMEEMERRSKSESRLAKGMQLNGREATLPSMSPDKAALCAGCGGKISDRYYLLAVDKQWHLRCLKCCECKLALESELTCFAKDGSIYCKEDYYRRFSVQRCARCHLGISASEMVMRARDSVYHLSCFTCTTCNKTLTTGDHFGMKDSLVYCRLHFESLVQGPDYHPQLNFAELAAKGGGLTLPYFNGSGGAQKGRPRKRKSPAMGMDIPSYNAGCNENDTDHLDRDQQSYAPTQKTKRMRTSFKHHQLRTMKSYFAINHNPDAKDLKQLAQKTGLTKRVLQVWFQNARAKFRRNVLRQENGGVDKADGTSLPPPSSDSGAMTPPSSAATLTDLTNPSITVVTSVTSSLDSHDSGSPSQTTLTNLF, encoded by the exons ATGGAAGTTGTGGGCTGCAAAACAGAGGCTGGAAGTTGCACGTTGCGCCCAGGACAGGGAGCCATGCTTTTCCACGGGATCTCCGGGGACCACATCCAGGGCAtcatggaggagatggagaggcGCTCCAAGTCCGAATCCCGGCTCGCAAAAGGGATGCAGCTCAACGGCAGAGAGGCG ACTCTGCCTTCCATGAGCCCTGACAAGGCGGCTCTGTGCGCCGGCTGCGGGGGCAAGATCTCGGACAGATATTACCTGCTGGCCGTGGACAAGCAGTGGCATCTCCGCTGCCTCAAGTGCTGTGAATGTAAACTCGCTCTGGAGTCCGAACTGACGTGTTTTGCTAAAGACGGAAGCATCTACTGCAAAGAGGATTATTACAG AAGGTTCTCGGTGCAGAGGTGCGCGCGCTGCCACCTCGGGATCTCGGCCTCGGAGATGGTGATGAGAGCGCGCGACTCCGTCTATCACCTGAGCTGCTTCACCTGCACGACCTGCAACAAGACGCTGACCACCGGCGACCACTTCGGCATGAAGGACAGTCTGGTCTACTGTCGACTGCACTTCGAGAGCTTGGTGCAGGGCCCGGACTACCACCCGCAACTGAACTTTGCCGAGCTGGCGGCTAAAGGCGGCGGCCTCACTCTGCCGTACTTCAACGGCTCCGGGGGCGCACAGAAAGGGAGGCCGCGAAAGAGGAAGAGTCCTGCCATGGGGATGGATATACCCAGCTACAACGCAG GCTGCAACGAGAACGACACTGATCACTTAGACCGAGACCAGCAGTCCTACGCTCCCACACAGAAGACCAAGCGCATGCGTACGTCTTTCAAACATCACCAGCTGCGGACAATGAAATCCTACTTTGCTATCAACCACAACCCTGATGCCAAGGACTTAAAGCAGCTGGCCCAAAAGACGGGTCTAACTAAAAGAGTTTTACAG GTTTGGTTCCAAAACGCAAGAGCCAAATTCAGAAGGAACGTTTTACGGCAGGAGAATGGAGGTGTTGATAAGGCCGACGGCACCTCACTTCCTCCACCCTCATCTGACAGTGGGGCCATGACCCCCCCCTCCAGCGCAGCCACACTAACTGACCTGACAAACCCCTCAATCACTGTAGTGACCTCTGTCACATCTAGTTTGGACAGCCATGATTCGGGGAGCCCTTCGCAAACTACCTTGACAAACCTTTTCTAA
- the lhx9 gene encoding LIM/homeobox protein Lhx9 isoform X2 — MEVVGCKTEAGSCTLRPGQGAMLFHGISGDHIQGIMEEMERRSKSESRLAKGMQLNGREATLPSMSPDKAALCAGCGGKISDRYYLLAVDKQWHLRCLKCCECKLALESELTCFAKDGSIYCKEDYYRFSVQRCARCHLGISASEMVMRARDSVYHLSCFTCTTCNKTLTTGDHFGMKDSLVYCRLHFESLVQGPDYHPQLNFAELAAKGGGLTLPYFNGSGGAQKGRPRKRKSPAMGMDIPSYNAGCNENDTDHLDRDQQSYAPTQKTKRMRTSFKHHQLRTMKSYFAINHNPDAKDLKQLAQKTGLTKRVLQVWFQNARAKFRRNVLRQENGGVDKADGTSLPPPSSDSGAMTPPSSAATLTDLTNPSITVVTSVTSSLDSHDSGSPSQTTLTNLF, encoded by the exons ATGGAAGTTGTGGGCTGCAAAACAGAGGCTGGAAGTTGCACGTTGCGCCCAGGACAGGGAGCCATGCTTTTCCACGGGATCTCCGGGGACCACATCCAGGGCAtcatggaggagatggagaggcGCTCCAAGTCCGAATCCCGGCTCGCAAAAGGGATGCAGCTCAACGGCAGAGAGGCG ACTCTGCCTTCCATGAGCCCTGACAAGGCGGCTCTGTGCGCCGGCTGCGGGGGCAAGATCTCGGACAGATATTACCTGCTGGCCGTGGACAAGCAGTGGCATCTCCGCTGCCTCAAGTGCTGTGAATGTAAACTCGCTCTGGAGTCCGAACTGACGTGTTTTGCTAAAGACGGAAGCATCTACTGCAAAGAGGATTATTACAG GTTCTCGGTGCAGAGGTGCGCGCGCTGCCACCTCGGGATCTCGGCCTCGGAGATGGTGATGAGAGCGCGCGACTCCGTCTATCACCTGAGCTGCTTCACCTGCACGACCTGCAACAAGACGCTGACCACCGGCGACCACTTCGGCATGAAGGACAGTCTGGTCTACTGTCGACTGCACTTCGAGAGCTTGGTGCAGGGCCCGGACTACCACCCGCAACTGAACTTTGCCGAGCTGGCGGCTAAAGGCGGCGGCCTCACTCTGCCGTACTTCAACGGCTCCGGGGGCGCACAGAAAGGGAGGCCGCGAAAGAGGAAGAGTCCTGCCATGGGGATGGATATACCCAGCTACAACGCAG GCTGCAACGAGAACGACACTGATCACTTAGACCGAGACCAGCAGTCCTACGCTCCCACACAGAAGACCAAGCGCATGCGTACGTCTTTCAAACATCACCAGCTGCGGACAATGAAATCCTACTTTGCTATCAACCACAACCCTGATGCCAAGGACTTAAAGCAGCTGGCCCAAAAGACGGGTCTAACTAAAAGAGTTTTACAG GTTTGGTTCCAAAACGCAAGAGCCAAATTCAGAAGGAACGTTTTACGGCAGGAGAATGGAGGTGTTGATAAGGCCGACGGCACCTCACTTCCTCCACCCTCATCTGACAGTGGGGCCATGACCCCCCCCTCCAGCGCAGCCACACTAACTGACCTGACAAACCCCTCAATCACTGTAGTGACCTCTGTCACATCTAGTTTGGACAGCCATGATTCGGGGAGCCCTTCGCAAACTACCTTGACAAACCTTTTCTAA